A region of uncultured Desulfobacter sp. DNA encodes the following proteins:
- a CDS encoding dihydrofolate reductase family protein, with protein sequence MDVILLMASTVDGKIAKNSSQFVDWTGKADKKYFVKLTKEAGVMIMGSTTYDTIGKPLPDRLNIVMTRDKSRQSDQDNLIFTDLSPAGILEDLEQKGYTRAVLVGGATVNSLFARDNLITQVHLTLVPRLFGSGLSIFAPPLDIDIGLTLESSQEIGDGHILLIYHVG encoded by the coding sequence ATGGATGTCATTCTGCTGATGGCCTCAACCGTCGACGGTAAGATTGCAAAGAATTCCAGCCAGTTTGTGGACTGGACAGGCAAGGCTGACAAAAAATATTTTGTAAAGCTGACCAAAGAAGCCGGGGTTATGATCATGGGATCAACAACCTATGACACCATTGGAAAGCCCCTGCCGGACCGCCTGAATATCGTCATGACCCGGGATAAATCCAGGCAAAGTGACCAGGACAATTTGATCTTTACGGATCTGTCCCCGGCCGGGATTCTTGAAGACCTTGAACAGAAAGGGTATACCCGTGCGGTTCTTGTTGGCGGTGCCACCGTCAACTCATTATTCGCCCGTGACAACCTGATCACCCAGGTGCACCTGACCCTGGTGCCACGGCTGTTTGGTTCAGGCTTGTCCATATTTGCCCCGCCCCTTGACATCGACATTGGCCTGACCCTTGAATCCAGTCAGGAGATCGGCGACGGGCACATTTTACTTATTTATCATGTGGGGTAA
- a CDS encoding site-specific DNA-methyltransferase — protein MKTTHKHYICSAAKMTQMADHSVNLVVTSPPYPMIDMWDDIFCGQDPKIETALKKADGTLAFELMHKVLDKVWKEVFRVLSSGGFACINIGDATRTLKDNFALYPNHARILSAVQALGFTALPCILWRKQTNAPNKFMGSGMLPAGAYVTLEHEYILILRKGGKREFTSPATRENRQHSALFWEERNQWFSDIWMDLKGTRQAMGKQKNRSRSAAFPFDLAYRLINMYSVKGDLVLDPFLGTGTTTLAAMAAGRNSAGYEIDPSLLEKFFERCNDSLDHFSSAIQHRIDAHMKFIQGRLDTGKPIKHENTHYGFPVVTRQEKELVFSIPVSVEHQEDETVVVNYDIPARETANTITAAPEKAIAAKTRRRKARAEGLLFPDFDSVP, from the coding sequence ATGAAAACAACCCATAAACACTACATCTGCAGTGCCGCCAAAATGACACAGATGGCTGACCACAGTGTCAATCTTGTGGTGACATCTCCTCCCTATCCGATGATTGACATGTGGGATGACATCTTCTGTGGCCAGGATCCCAAAATAGAAACAGCCCTTAAAAAAGCGGACGGAACCCTGGCCTTTGAACTCATGCACAAGGTGCTTGACAAGGTCTGGAAAGAGGTTTTCAGGGTGCTTTCTTCCGGCGGGTTTGCCTGTATCAATATCGGTGATGCCACTCGAACCCTGAAAGATAATTTTGCTCTTTATCCCAACCACGCCAGAATATTAAGTGCAGTCCAGGCTCTCGGATTTACAGCGCTTCCCTGCATATTATGGCGCAAGCAGACCAATGCGCCCAACAAGTTTATGGGCTCGGGCATGCTGCCGGCCGGAGCCTACGTCACGTTGGAGCATGAATATATTCTTATCCTGAGAAAGGGAGGAAAACGCGAATTCACCTCGCCTGCAACCAGGGAGAACCGGCAGCACAGCGCATTGTTCTGGGAGGAGCGCAACCAGTGGTTCTCGGACATCTGGATGGATCTTAAAGGCACCCGCCAGGCCATGGGAAAACAAAAAAACCGCAGCCGCAGCGCAGCCTTCCCCTTTGACCTGGCCTATCGCCTCATCAACATGTATTCCGTGAAAGGGGATCTTGTGCTGGACCCGTTTCTGGGTACGGGAACCACAACCCTTGCAGCCATGGCGGCCGGGCGCAACTCCGCAGGGTATGAAATCGACCCAAGCCTTCTGGAAAAATTTTTTGAGCGATGCAATGATTCCCTTGACCATTTCTCATCGGCCATACAGCATCGCATAGATGCACACATGAAATTTATTCAAGGACGCCTGGACACCGGAAAACCCATCAAGCATGAAAATACGCATTATGGGTTTCCCGTGGTGACGCGCCAGGAAAAAGAACTTGTATTCAGCATCCCGGTATCTGTTGAACACCAGGAGGATGAAACGGTGGTTGTCAATTACGACATCCCGGCCCGGGAAACCGCGAACACCATCACTGCCGCCCCGGAAAAAGCGATTGCGGCCAAAACCCGCAGGAGAAAGGCCCGGGCGGAAGGGCTGTTATTCCCGGACTTTGATTCTGTTCCCTGA
- a CDS encoding manganese efflux pump MntP family protein gives MHLLDIIIMSTGLAMDASAVSMAAAACGYARDRRAVFRLAFHFGLFQFMMPVIGWLLGTGFVSYVRSVDHWIAFALLAFVGGRMVREGFADTDECLHKDPSKGLTMVMLSFATSIDALAIGLGLAVMDVNIWYPSAIIGIITCAMSVSAIYIGKRAGAAFGSRMEIVGGIILIGLGLKILIPALFFGA, from the coding sequence ATGCACTTACTTGATATCATTATCATGTCCACCGGACTTGCCATGGATGCCTCGGCCGTATCCATGGCAGCCGCGGCCTGCGGATATGCCCGGGATCGCCGGGCGGTATTCCGCCTGGCGTTTCATTTTGGCCTGTTTCAGTTCATGATGCCGGTCATCGGATGGCTTCTGGGAACCGGATTTGTTTCATACGTCCGGTCTGTGGATCACTGGATCGCCTTTGCGCTCCTGGCCTTTGTGGGCGGACGCATGGTCCGGGAGGGTTTTGCCGACACCGACGAATGCCTTCACAAGGATCCCTCCAAAGGCCTGACCATGGTCATGCTCAGTTTTGCCACCAGCATTGATGCCCTGGCCATCGGCCTGGGGCTGGCTGTGATGGATGTCAATATCTGGTACCCGTCTGCAATAATTGGTATTATTACCTGTGCCATGTCCGTGTCTGCCATATATATCGGGAAACGGGCGGGTGCCGCCTTTGGCAGCCGTATGGAAATTGTGGGGGGGATTATATTAATCGGTCTTGGTTTAAAAATTCTTATTCCCGCACTTTTTTTCGGAGCTTAA
- a CDS encoding fumarate hydratase, producing MEFKYESMFPLKKDATKYRLLTKDHVRVREFEGKDVVMVEPVALTLLAKAAFKDVAHLYRAGHLEQVRAVIDDPESSDNDRYVALELLKNAVISAEKVYPMCQDTGTAIVMGKKGQQIWTWSDDECELSRGAFEAYTQNNLRYSQNAPLTVYKEVNTKNNMPAQVDIAAVQGDEYNFLFMAKGGGSANKTALFQMTKAVLNTEEGLINFMLKEMKHLGTAACPPYHIAFVIGGTSAELNLKAVKLASARYLDTLPTTGSETGHAFRDIDLEKKVLERSYELGLGAQFGGKHFALDIRVVRLPRHGASCPIGIGVSCSADRQIKGKITRDGIFLEQLVENPAEYMPATEPEMAPAVEIDLNRPMDEIRAELTKYPVSTRLSLSGKIIVARDIAHSKFMERYEAGDGLPDYIKNHIIYYAGPAKTPEGEASGSFGPTTAGRMDPYVPIFQKEGGSMIMLAKGNRSQIVTDACKEYGGFYLGSPGGPAARLGKDFIKKVELVEYEELGMEAVWMITVEKFPAFIIVDDKGNDFFKGLI from the coding sequence GGATCATGTCCGGGTCCGGGAATTTGAGGGCAAGGATGTGGTTATGGTGGAACCCGTTGCATTGACGTTGCTGGCCAAAGCTGCGTTTAAGGATGTGGCCCATCTTTATCGGGCCGGACATCTCGAGCAGGTGCGGGCTGTGATTGATGACCCTGAAAGTTCCGACAATGACCGTTATGTGGCCCTGGAACTTTTGAAAAACGCCGTAATTTCGGCTGAAAAGGTATATCCCATGTGCCAGGACACCGGCACCGCTATTGTTATGGGAAAAAAGGGCCAGCAGATCTGGACCTGGTCCGACGATGAGTGCGAACTGTCCAGAGGCGCCTTTGAGGCCTATACACAAAACAATCTGCGGTATTCCCAGAATGCACCGCTCACCGTGTACAAGGAAGTGAACACCAAAAACAATATGCCCGCCCAGGTGGATATTGCTGCGGTCCAGGGTGATGAATACAACTTCCTGTTCATGGCAAAAGGCGGCGGTTCTGCCAATAAAACCGCCCTGTTCCAAATGACCAAGGCCGTGCTGAACACCGAAGAGGGCCTGATCAACTTCATGCTCAAGGAGATGAAACACCTGGGCACAGCCGCCTGTCCGCCCTATCACATTGCATTTGTTATTGGCGGCACCTCTGCTGAACTTAACCTTAAGGCCGTTAAACTGGCATCTGCCCGTTACCTGGATACCCTGCCCACCACAGGCAGTGAAACCGGCCATGCATTCAGAGACATTGATCTTGAGAAAAAAGTTCTGGAACGCTCCTATGAGCTGGGCCTTGGCGCACAGTTCGGCGGCAAGCACTTTGCCCTGGATATCCGTGTTGTCAGACTTCCCCGCCACGGCGCCTCCTGCCCCATCGGCATCGGCGTATCCTGTTCCGCCGACCGTCAGATCAAAGGTAAAATTACCCGGGACGGCATCTTCCTGGAACAACTGGTTGAGAACCCGGCAGAATATATGCCGGCCACCGAGCCTGAAATGGCACCTGCCGTTGAGATCGACCTGAACCGTCCCATGGATGAAATCCGTGCTGAACTGACCAAGTATCCGGTCTCCACACGGCTGTCCCTGAGCGGAAAAATCATCGTGGCCAGGGACATTGCCCACTCCAAATTTATGGAACGGTATGAAGCCGGAGACGGACTGCCCGATTACATTAAAAATCACATCATCTATTACGCAGGTCCTGCCAAAACACCGGAAGGCGAAGCATCCGGATCATTCGGACCCACCACGGCCGGCCGTATGGATCCCTATGTACCCATCTTCCAGAAAGAAGGCGGCTCCATGATCATGCTGGCCAAGGGCAACCGCTCCCAGATCGTTACCGATGCCTGCAAGGAATACGGCGGCTTTTACCTGGGCTCTCCTGGTGGCCCTGCTGCACGCCTGGGCAAGGACTTCATTAAAAAGGTCGAGCTGGTTGAATATGAAGAGCTGGGAATGGAAGCTGTGTGGATGATTACAGTGGAAAAATTCCCTGCGTTTATCATTGTTGATGATAAAGGCAATGATTTTTTTAAAGGTCTGATTTAA
- a CDS encoding multiheme c-type cytochrome, whose product MHEKQRRSVAAAACWGLAFLCIALVGTVPVDASADENIFKPDQFISPETCGGCHDEIMDQWQNSLHHLSHKDPVYSRVAKFYLEGLTEAGQIEEAESCVKCHTPVGYVTGFPRKVSDELSLTKTIPAQGIQCDYCHVAVDITRMYNNGLVLAPGQGEDDPGVKHGPFDDAEPDFHEAAFSKLHTDSKICGTCHDVKHAAFGTDLETTYTEWKNSVYNSPDPEKHVPCQGCHMYQRPGVPATGSTPRPDNPGRAAADAKLRPHIFTHNFVGANSGVPGMFSAKEKSAMAVERLTHAANIFMLMIDNHTARVVVTNTGAGHSLPTGVGDLRQVWIEVTLTDSNGKTLFQTGVPDKNNELPENTVMFRTIFGDGQGNPVINMARVKEILSDTRIPAGKSSVHLFNLKTKPQKGDTLTARLLYRSMPQKILNQVPGPALGPLPVVEMAAIQKTFY is encoded by the coding sequence ATGCACGAAAAACAAAGAAGAAGTGTTGCCGCCGCCGCCTGCTGGGGGCTTGCATTCCTGTGTATTGCACTGGTGGGGACTGTACCTGTTGACGCTTCGGCCGATGAAAATATCTTTAAACCGGATCAATTTATCAGCCCCGAAACCTGCGGAGGGTGCCACGATGAAATTATGGACCAGTGGCAGAACTCATTGCACCACCTTTCCCACAAAGATCCGGTGTATAGCCGGGTGGCAAAGTTTTATCTTGAGGGTCTGACCGAGGCCGGCCAGATTGAGGAGGCCGAGTCCTGCGTGAAGTGCCACACCCCTGTGGGATATGTTACGGGTTTTCCCCGGAAAGTGTCCGATGAGTTATCCCTGACCAAAACAATTCCCGCCCAGGGCATCCAGTGCGATTATTGCCACGTGGCCGTGGACATCACCCGTATGTACAATAACGGGCTGGTGCTGGCCCCGGGTCAGGGAGAGGATGACCCCGGCGTCAAACATGGCCCCTTTGATGATGCCGAACCTGACTTCCACGAAGCCGCCTTCTCAAAACTGCATACGGATTCAAAAATCTGCGGGACATGCCACGATGTCAAGCATGCGGCCTTCGGCACCGACCTTGAAACCACATACACGGAGTGGAAAAACAGTGTGTACAACAGCCCTGATCCTGAAAAACATGTGCCCTGCCAGGGATGCCACATGTACCAGAGGCCCGGGGTACCGGCCACAGGATCGACCCCGCGGCCGGACAATCCGGGTCGTGCTGCGGCAGATGCTAAGCTGCGTCCCCATATCTTCACCCACAATTTTGTGGGCGCCAATTCAGGCGTACCGGGAATGTTTTCGGCCAAAGAGAAATCAGCTATGGCAGTGGAGCGCCTGACACATGCGGCGAATATTTTCATGCTGATGATAGATAACCACACCGCCAGGGTCGTTGTGACCAATACAGGCGCCGGCCACAGCCTGCCCACAGGTGTAGGGGATTTGCGCCAGGTATGGATTGAAGTCACCCTGACGGACAGTAACGGAAAAACTCTGTTCCAAACCGGAGTTCCCGATAAAAACAATGAACTGCCGGAAAACACTGTGATGTTCAGAACCATTTTCGGTGACGGCCAGGGCAATCCGGTCATCAACATGGCCAGGGTAAAAGAAATTTTGTCCGACACCCGGATTCCAGCAGGGAAAAGTTCGGTTCATCTGTTTAACTTAAAAACCAAGCCCCAAAAGGGAGACACACTCACCGCACGCCTGCTCTACCGGTCCATGCCCCAGAAGATTCTCAATCAGGTTCCCGGACCGGCTCTCGGGCCTTTGCCTGTGGTGGAGATGGCGGCGATACAGAAAACATTTTACTAG